From Pseudodesulfovibrio sp. S3, one genomic window encodes:
- a CDS encoding ABC transporter permease, which yields MWLAAASLSAVFALWAAAAYSGAVKPLFLPPPHKVLLAFGEMYEEGILFSYTWDSVYRVMVGWSLAVVFGVPLGMLIATSRRAAAVLAPLMEFARYLPVVALVPLTLLYFGIDDTQKFAIIFLGTFFQLVLMVADSVASVPNDLSRAAATLGANTAQTYRLVLFPGALPGIMDDLRITVGWAWTYLVVAELVAANSGLGYMILRAQRFLAIDRIFAGLIIIGLLGLLTDYLFKLLTRIITPWSEKQ from the coding sequence ATGTGGCTTGCGGCCGCGTCCCTGTCCGCCGTTTTTGCCCTCTGGGCCGCAGCCGCCTATTCCGGCGCGGTCAAACCCCTGTTCCTCCCGCCACCGCACAAGGTCCTGTTGGCCTTCGGCGAGATGTACGAAGAAGGCATCCTCTTTTCCTACACCTGGGACAGCGTGTACCGGGTCATGGTCGGGTGGTCCCTGGCCGTGGTCTTCGGCGTGCCGCTGGGCATGCTCATCGCCACCTCCAGGCGTGCGGCGGCCGTTCTCGCCCCGCTCATGGAGTTTGCCCGCTACCTGCCCGTGGTGGCCCTGGTGCCGCTCACGCTGCTCTATTTCGGCATCGACGATACGCAAAAATTCGCCATCATTTTTCTCGGAACGTTTTTCCAGCTCGTACTCATGGTCGCCGACAGCGTGGCCTCGGTTCCAAACGACCTGAGCCGCGCCGCTGCCACCCTGGGCGCCAACACGGCCCAGACCTACAGGCTGGTCCTGTTCCCCGGCGCACTGCCGGGCATCATGGACGACCTGCGCATTACCGTGGGCTGGGCCTGGACCTATCTGGTCGTGGCCGAACTGGTGGCCGCCAACTCCGGCCTGGGATACATGATCCTGCGCGCCCAACGGTTCCTGGCCATCGACCGCATCTTCGCCGGTCTGATCATCATCGGGCTGCTCGGCCTGCTGACCGATTACCTCTTCAAGTTGCTGACGCGCATCATCACCCCGTGGAGCGAAAAACAATGA
- a CDS encoding VCBS repeat-containing protein, producing MTRQRVINALVTTLAILLMAAPALAQGAKTFAVLPFTYNGPQKYEYFSKALQASLDSDLEWLGQVEPTTKSLEGIAIPTDKGGALNSLRSLGVDYLVYGDIAVLGKKAHVKIETVSQDGNSWLKKGEMPIDEITSWLDAQGKAIQGDAFNRPGYGTAETAVVQENKKVITKAPTNSPFITADGEQYRTDTLNPQFRYEGGTETEGRWRSQTLPFFSYGMSIADGDADGRNEVFILQESAISAYRVKDDKLQHLTTFEMPANTMNIRLEIADLNRDGMPEFIIGGYQFESQGGLRAPRGTPRSSILSFDGGKFKYIVKSYDKFLGLLRIPPTFMPILVAQNKGQRNLFDKHVMEAFIKGDDVHLGQEIKLPPFGNVYNTIYLPDGLGYNYVVISDKHKLVTYSQSFERLNETDQTFNSSGIAIETADKMIGMGGGPTEEHGITYNIPFRMITAPLSSTTKYELLVNKDVSAAAQVFQNYKYYTQGEIHSLVFDQVGMNLAWKTRRIKGQVSDIALADLNNDGNKQLCVLVNTFTGVGYGNRKTVLLAYALNLE from the coding sequence ATGACAAGACAACGCGTTATCAACGCCTTGGTCACCACATTGGCAATCCTGCTCATGGCTGCACCGGCCCTGGCCCAAGGTGCAAAGACGTTCGCAGTCCTTCCTTTCACCTACAACGGCCCACAGAAATACGAATACTTTTCCAAGGCGCTCCAGGCCAGCCTGGACAGCGACCTTGAATGGCTGGGACAGGTAGAACCTACCACCAAGAGTCTTGAAGGCATTGCCATTCCCACGGACAAGGGAGGGGCCCTCAATTCTCTCAGGTCGCTCGGCGTTGATTACCTCGTCTACGGCGATATCGCAGTCCTCGGCAAAAAAGCCCACGTCAAGATCGAGACGGTCAGCCAGGACGGTAATTCCTGGCTCAAAAAAGGCGAAATGCCCATAGACGAGATCACTTCCTGGCTGGATGCACAGGGCAAGGCCATTCAGGGCGATGCATTCAACCGTCCCGGCTACGGCACGGCGGAGACAGCCGTGGTTCAAGAGAACAAAAAGGTCATAACCAAAGCACCGACGAACTCCCCCTTCATCACCGCCGACGGAGAGCAGTACAGGACAGACACCCTGAATCCGCAGTTCCGCTATGAAGGCGGTACCGAAACCGAAGGCCGCTGGAGAAGCCAGACCCTGCCCTTCTTCTCCTACGGAATGAGCATAGCTGACGGCGATGCTGACGGCCGCAACGAAGTCTTCATTCTCCAAGAATCAGCCATCTCCGCTTACCGCGTCAAGGATGACAAGCTGCAGCACCTGACCACTTTCGAGATGCCGGCCAACACCATGAACATCCGGCTTGAAATCGCCGACCTGAACCGTGACGGCATGCCGGAATTCATTATCGGGGGCTACCAGTTCGAAAGCCAAGGCGGCCTCCGGGCGCCCAGGGGCACACCGCGCTCCAGCATCCTTTCCTTTGACGGCGGGAAGTTTAAATACATTGTAAAAAGTTACGACAAATTCCTCGGCCTTCTCCGCATCCCCCCGACCTTTATGCCCATCCTGGTCGCCCAGAACAAAGGCCAACGCAACCTTTTCGACAAGCACGTCATGGAAGCTTTCATCAAGGGAGATGACGTCCATCTTGGGCAGGAAATCAAATTACCGCCTTTCGGCAACGTCTATAATACAATATATCTTCCTGACGGCCTGGGTTACAACTATGTCGTCATCAGCGACAAGCACAAGCTCGTGACCTACAGCCAGAGTTTCGAACGGCTCAACGAGACCGATCAGACATTCAACAGTTCAGGCATCGCCATCGAAACCGCAGACAAGATGATCGGCATGGGCGGCGGCCCTACAGAAGAACACGGCATCACCTACAACATCCCGTTCAGGATGATTACCGCCCCCCTGAGCTCGACCACCAAGTATGAACTCCTGGTCAACAAGGACGTCTCGGCCGCAGCCCAGGTCTTCCAGAACTACAAGTACTATACCCAGGGAGAAATCCACTCCCTGGTCTTTGATCAGGTAGGCATGAACCTGGCCTGGAAGACCCGCCGCATCAAGGGGCAGGTCTCCGACATCGCCCTGGCCGACCTGAACAACGACGGCAACAAGCAACTGTGCGTGCTGGTGAATACCTTTACAGGAGTCGGATACGGCAACCGCAAGACCGTGTTGCTGGCTTATGCTCTGAACCTCGAATAA
- a CDS encoding ABC transporter substrate-binding protein, whose product MKRLLLLLCAVVLCASTAFAGTPVKVAHATWVGYGPLYIARDLGYFGAEDLDVDLVIIEDEAQYAAALASNNIDGLGNVLDREVIHYAKGTDEIVIFGMDESSGGDGVVASAEIKTVADLKGKTVGLDKSSTSYFFFLSILDKYDVAEEDIDILEMGASDAGTAFVAGRIDAAVTWEPWLTNASQREGGHVLVSSKDMPKTIVDVFVLNGAFVKTHPEVPAKMTRAWNKAVEWYKANPDKGNEIMAKAMGLDVQEMADMASGVTFIGGEDNKIFFDKTAEHSVYEVAARAISFWRSKGIITEDVDVNKLISSDYVNAD is encoded by the coding sequence ATGAAACGTCTTCTTTTGCTGCTGTGCGCTGTTGTCCTGTGTGCTTCCACGGCGTTTGCCGGAACGCCCGTCAAGGTAGCCCATGCCACCTGGGTCGGATACGGCCCTCTGTATATCGCCAGAGATCTCGGCTACTTCGGCGCAGAAGATCTGGACGTGGACCTAGTCATCATCGAGGATGAGGCGCAGTATGCCGCTGCCCTGGCTTCCAACAACATCGACGGCCTGGGCAACGTACTCGACCGCGAGGTCATCCACTACGCCAAGGGGACCGACGAGATCGTGATCTTCGGCATGGACGAATCCTCCGGCGGCGACGGCGTGGTCGCCTCTGCCGAGATCAAGACGGTGGCAGACCTCAAGGGCAAGACCGTGGGCCTGGACAAATCCTCCACTTCCTACTTCTTTTTCCTGAGCATCCTGGACAAATACGATGTGGCTGAAGAGGATATCGACATTCTGGAAATGGGCGCTTCCGATGCGGGCACCGCTTTCGTGGCCGGTCGGATCGACGCCGCGGTCACCTGGGAGCCTTGGCTCACCAATGCGAGCCAGCGTGAAGGCGGCCACGTCCTCGTCTCCAGCAAGGACATGCCCAAGACCATCGTCGACGTGTTCGTGCTCAACGGCGCCTTTGTCAAGACCCACCCCGAAGTGCCTGCAAAGATGACCAGGGCCTGGAACAAGGCCGTGGAATGGTACAAGGCCAACCCCGACAAGGGCAACGAAATCATGGCCAAGGCCATGGGTCTCGACGTCCAGGAAATGGCCGACATGGCCTCTGGCGTCACCTTCATCGGGGGGGAAGACAACAAGATTTTCTTCGACAAGACCGCCGAACACAGCGTTTATGAAGTGGCCGCTCGGGCCATCAGCTTCTGGAGATCCAAAGGCATCATCACCGAGGATGTGGACGTGAACAAGCTGATCTCCTCCGACTACGTCAACGCCGACTAA
- a CDS encoding ABC transporter ATP-binding protein, translated as MSMLDILRLGKVFESSKEPVVALEDINLTVERGELAVIVGPSGCGKSTLLNIVAGLERETSGQAVLEGAPITCPGADRGMVFQSYTLFPWLSVRKNVEFGLRLKGVSAAERRTAARRYLDLVGLGDFENALPKELSGGMKQRVAIARVLANNPVMLLMDEPFGALDAQTRLLLQELLLDVWRQEQTTILFITHDIDEAILLADNVYIMSRRPGRIKAKIPIEIPRPRDHRNTLTPEFTAAKSHIMELLWDEISKE; from the coding sequence ATGAGCATGCTCGACATCCTCCGACTGGGGAAGGTCTTCGAATCCAGCAAGGAGCCGGTCGTTGCCCTGGAAGACATCAACCTGACCGTGGAGCGCGGCGAACTGGCGGTCATCGTCGGACCGTCGGGCTGCGGCAAGTCCACACTGCTCAACATTGTGGCCGGATTGGAACGGGAGACATCGGGACAGGCCGTACTTGAGGGCGCGCCCATAACCTGCCCCGGCGCGGATCGCGGCATGGTCTTTCAGTCCTATACGCTTTTCCCCTGGCTCTCGGTCCGCAAGAACGTGGAATTCGGTCTCCGCCTCAAGGGCGTCTCCGCAGCCGAACGCAGGACCGCGGCACGCAGATACCTGGATCTCGTCGGACTCGGCGACTTCGAGAACGCGCTGCCCAAGGAACTGTCCGGCGGCATGAAACAGCGGGTGGCCATTGCCCGCGTGCTGGCCAACAACCCGGTCATGCTGCTCATGGACGAACCTTTCGGCGCTCTGGACGCCCAGACCAGACTGCTGCTCCAGGAACTGCTCCTCGACGTCTGGCGGCAGGAGCAGACCACCATCCTCTTCATCACCCACGACATCGACGAGGCCATCCTGCTGGCGGACAACGTCTACATCATGTCCCGGCGTCCGGGCCGCATCAAGGCCAAAATCCCCATCGAGATCCCCCGCCCCCGCGACCACAGAAACACCCTGACCCCGGAATTCACCGCGGCCAAATCACACATCATGGAACTTCTCTGGGACGAGATTTCAAAAGAATAG
- a CDS encoding TRAP transporter substrate-binding protein: MRKPLSLLASALVLTCLLAATALAGTTVTYANFPPAKTFPCIQMEQWKTEVEKRTGGELAVQTFPGSTLLGAKNMLRGVQTGQADIGCISIPYYPGVFPLMSVVNLPVAFTSTEVASLVMWDLFQKYQPAEFKDVKVLTLFTSAPSQIMSKVAIKSLADFNGVELRASGSILQILSGLGAQGVGMPMSQTPEALQKGVVKGLVSSFDVLKDFNFAESCRFETITNLPVYPFAVIMNKDKWEALPADVKKVLDDLGREQAQWTGQYLDNHIKDSLAWAKEKYQVEVFELTAEEQAEIKGRGEPLIKDWKAEATSAGLDADAILADMLALKTKYESN, translated from the coding sequence ATGCGAAAACCGCTGAGCCTGCTGGCGTCCGCCCTGGTCCTGACCTGCCTTCTGGCAGCCACGGCCCTGGCCGGAACCACCGTGACCTATGCCAACTTCCCACCCGCCAAGACCTTCCCCTGCATCCAGATGGAGCAGTGGAAAACCGAGGTGGAAAAACGCACGGGCGGTGAACTGGCTGTGCAGACCTTCCCCGGCTCCACCCTTCTGGGTGCCAAGAACATGCTCCGGGGAGTACAGACCGGCCAGGCCGACATCGGCTGCATCTCCATCCCCTATTACCCCGGCGTGTTCCCGCTCATGTCCGTGGTCAACCTGCCCGTGGCCTTCACCTCCACCGAGGTAGCCAGCCTGGTCATGTGGGATCTGTTCCAGAAATACCAGCCTGCTGAATTCAAGGACGTCAAGGTCCTGACCCTGTTCACCTCGGCCCCGTCCCAGATCATGAGCAAGGTGGCCATCAAGAGCCTGGCCGACTTCAACGGCGTGGAACTGCGAGCCTCCGGCTCCATCCTGCAGATTCTCAGCGGCCTGGGAGCCCAGGGCGTGGGAATGCCCATGTCCCAGACCCCGGAAGCCTTGCAAAAGGGCGTGGTCAAAGGCTTGGTTTCCTCATTCGATGTGCTCAAGGACTTCAATTTTGCCGAGAGCTGCCGTTTTGAGACCATCACCAACCTGCCGGTGTATCCCTTTGCCGTGATCATGAACAAGGACAAATGGGAAGCCCTTCCGGCAGACGTCAAGAAGGTACTGGACGATCTGGGCCGGGAACAGGCCCAATGGACCGGCCAGTATCTGGACAACCACATCAAGGATTCCCTGGCCTGGGCCAAGGAGAAGTACCAGGTGGAAGTCTTTGAACTGACCGCCGAGGAACAAGCGGAAATCAAGGGCCGCGGCGAACCCCTGATCAAAGACTGGAAGGCCGAGGCCACCTCAGCCGGACTGGATGCAGACGCAATCCTGGCCGACATGCTCGCCCTCAAAACCAAGTACGAATCCAATTAA
- a CDS encoding RsmB/NOP family class I SAM-dependent RNA methyltransferase, translated as MTYFGRTFRLVCEQQAIPIVENLLESQGFDFEPEPFYEFARKLVHEPFPLGESLAARFGLVYIQDRSSMLPPLTLAPPIGASVLDMCSAPGSKTSLLSRLVGRQGFVFASEPSADRLGTLRANLRRTGSVNAVTAKAMAQDLPFQDCTWDYIQLDPPCSGWGTVDKNPKVMEVWSGSKTAPLVALQKTLLERATAMLKPGGVVLYSTCTTNIEENEQQVTWALEFLDLELEPLAEPKGFVFGEPLLPGMAGVLRVAEDSDGQGFFLARFRKKDTGSATTGECVQKRELPGNRLKLSAMVGGHGLDMSRLPPGEVYDFGGKAFFLHEQALAMVPGAVRWQGFPLGKISGKGDRMKFIPGPMARVLLPEDASRADVDVLDVEEAGLLEQLFTGQSISFRQGKGPVGLYYRGLSLGWLSRKGNRLLWSAK; from the coding sequence ATGACCTATTTCGGAAGAACTTTCAGGCTTGTCTGCGAGCAGCAGGCCATCCCTATCGTGGAAAACCTGCTGGAATCGCAGGGGTTTGATTTTGAACCCGAGCCGTTCTACGAATTCGCCCGCAAGCTTGTCCATGAGCCGTTTCCCCTTGGTGAAAGTTTGGCCGCTCGTTTCGGCCTGGTTTATATTCAGGATCGGTCCTCCATGTTGCCTCCGCTGACCCTTGCCCCGCCGATCGGGGCAAGTGTCCTGGACATGTGCTCCGCTCCGGGCAGCAAGACAAGTCTGCTGTCCCGGTTGGTGGGGCGGCAGGGATTCGTGTTCGCGTCCGAGCCGTCGGCCGACCGATTGGGGACGCTCAGGGCCAACCTACGCCGCACCGGATCCGTCAACGCCGTCACAGCCAAGGCCATGGCGCAGGACCTTCCGTTTCAGGATTGTACCTGGGACTATATCCAACTCGACCCGCCGTGCAGCGGGTGGGGGACCGTGGACAAGAATCCCAAGGTCATGGAAGTGTGGTCCGGGTCCAAGACGGCTCCGTTGGTGGCTTTGCAAAAGACGCTCCTTGAGAGGGCAACGGCCATGCTCAAGCCCGGTGGAGTCGTATTGTACTCAACCTGTACAACTAATATCGAAGAGAACGAGCAGCAGGTTACATGGGCCTTGGAATTTCTTGACCTTGAATTGGAGCCGCTTGCCGAGCCCAAGGGGTTTGTTTTTGGCGAGCCTCTTTTGCCGGGTATGGCCGGCGTCCTGCGCGTGGCCGAGGACTCGGACGGGCAGGGGTTTTTCCTGGCCCGGTTCCGAAAGAAGGACACAGGGAGCGCAACTACGGGTGAATGTGTGCAAAAAAGGGAACTGCCCGGCAACCGGTTGAAGCTGTCGGCCATGGTCGGCGGCCATGGCCTGGACATGTCCAGACTCCCCCCTGGCGAGGTGTACGATTTCGGAGGCAAGGCCTTTTTCCTTCACGAACAGGCCCTGGCCATGGTGCCGGGTGCGGTTCGGTGGCAGGGTTTTCCCCTGGGCAAGATCTCAGGCAAGGGCGACAGAATGAAGTTCATCCCCGGCCCAATGGCCCGTGTGCTGTTGCCGGAGGACGCTTCCAGGGCTGACGTCGATGTTTTGGACGTGGAAGAGGCCGGACTCCTTGAACAGCTCTTTACCGGCCAGAGTATTTCTTTTCGACAGGGCAAGGGGCCGGTTGGCCTGTACTATCGGGGTCTTTCCCTGGGGTGGCTGTCGAGAAAAGGGAACAGGCTCCTGTGGTCCGCAAAATAA